From Synergistaceae bacterium, the proteins below share one genomic window:
- a CDS encoding phospho-N-acetylmuramoyl-pentapeptide-transferase, translating to MNFYYAAIFLVLSVILQAVWIRIQRHIHLTQQQKSYGVNIEVEIKSATPSMGGVVFLCLAIIALILDFSFDSLIFWSLPVLSGLIGFIDDWLKFRSHTSEGFRSLAKLKLQLILCAVWVIVVFLRGKLALWPGINDFNGWLAIPLAFLMTAGTINAVNITDGLDGLAAGSFLISMGVMLLLIPVNDFNAKILVELFFMTAGFLCFNTRPAKTFMGDTGSHFLGGALAALCVMNGRTFAIIPAGFIFILEMLSSAIQIFTIRKLNKKIFLMAPLHHHYQKKGLDETAVTIRFWLFHAVGAVLIALAM from the coding sequence ATGAATTTTTACTATGCGGCAATTTTTCTTGTGTTGAGTGTGATTTTACAGGCTGTCTGGATAAGGATTCAGAGGCACATACATTTGACTCAGCAGCAAAAATCTTACGGCGTAAATATCGAAGTTGAAATAAAATCGGCTACTCCTTCAATGGGGGGAGTAGTTTTTTTGTGTCTTGCAATAATTGCGTTAATTCTTGATTTCTCGTTTGACTCGTTAATATTCTGGTCATTGCCTGTTTTGAGCGGCTTAATAGGCTTTATTGATGACTGGCTGAAATTCAGATCACACACGAGCGAAGGATTTAGGAGTCTTGCAAAATTGAAGCTGCAATTAATTTTGTGTGCTGTCTGGGTAATTGTTGTATTTTTGCGGGGGAAATTAGCACTTTGGCCGGGGATTAATGATTTTAACGGGTGGCTTGCGATTCCGTTAGCGTTCTTGATGACAGCAGGGACGATTAACGCCGTAAATATAACTGATGGACTTGACGGTTTAGCGGCTGGGAGCTTTCTTATTTCGATGGGAGTAATGCTGTTATTGATTCCTGTAAATGACTTCAACGCAAAAATTTTAGTTGAGTTATTCTTTATGACAGCTGGATTCTTATGCTTTAACACTCGTCCTGCAAAAACTTTTATGGGCGATACTGGCTCTCATTTTCTGGGCGGTGCTTTAGCTGCATTGTGCGTAATGAACGGCCGTACGTTTGCGATAATTCCGGCGGGATTCATATTTATTCTTGAAATGTTGTCGTCAGCGATTCAGATTTTCACGATTAGGAAGCTCAACAAAAAAATTTTCCTGATGGCACCTTTACACCATCACTATCAGAAAAAGGGACTCGATGAGACTGCAGTTACTATAAGATTTTGGCTGTTTCATGCTGTAGGGGCTGTATTGATTGCACTTGCTATGTGA
- a CDS encoding C-type lectin domain-containing protein: protein MKFKHVAALALILTLCSSAFAASGKFYRFKGRLYRVFEHNLTWYDAKIRCEEMGGHLATITSRAENNFIVSICQNRRFYWLGGFRLNDGYGWAWVTGEPFRYTNWSPGEPNDADYGEPYLQITNYHTGRWGWNDHNDNFWPSRSLYGFICEWDDDSSRTLSNAEETVNYYYGR from the coding sequence ATGAAATTTAAACACGTTGCAGCATTAGCATTAATTCTGACTCTGTGTTCGTCGGCGTTTGCGGCTTCAGGCAAATTTTACAGATTCAAAGGCCGCCTTTACAGAGTATTTGAGCACAATTTAACATGGTATGACGCAAAAATAAGATGTGAGGAAATGGGCGGACATCTCGCGACAATTACATCAAGAGCAGAAAATAATTTTATCGTCAGTATCTGTCAAAACAGGCGTTTTTACTGGCTGGGCGGATTCAGATTAAATGACGGCTACGGCTGGGCATGGGTAACGGGCGAACCATTCAGATATACAAATTGGAGTCCCGGAGAACCTAACGACGCTGACTACGGAGAACCATATTTACAGATTACTAATTATCACACTGGCCGATGGGGATGGAACGATCACAACGATAATTTTTGGCCGTCAAGGTCTCTATATGGCTTTATTTGCGAATGGGACGACGACAGCTCAAGAACGTTATCAAATGCTGAGGAGACAGTTAATTATTATTACGGACGCTAG
- a CDS encoding MurR/RpiR family transcriptional regulator, with translation MEINRLEERIRGRLTHFPTKTRRVAEYLLSNPSEAAFQSISETADKLEVSRAQLVRVSRMLGFEGYADLKHALKQQLLQRINPTSNIDTEYADETPEDLAKLEQANIQQTSQNFMLNRDGIHNFCNAAKDSDVIYCMGWGISAMPAEWLYTRFAELGLKSVLMRRGSLSLLEQSRGISENDMLIVCELPSYVIEITEAVKQISSRTKCKIAVITDSPAAPVCSFAQMQFFVSDKSPLFGSSLIGSMFAVQALTTILARKMGKDAEKALAAQRENLSDERVYFPAYRLRY, from the coding sequence ATGGAGATTAACAGATTAGAAGAACGAATACGAGGCCGATTAACTCATTTCCCGACAAAAACTCGGCGCGTAGCAGAATACTTACTATCAAATCCATCAGAAGCCGCTTTCCAGTCAATCAGCGAAACAGCAGACAAATTAGAAGTCTCAAGGGCACAGCTTGTAAGAGTCTCAAGAATGCTCGGTTTTGAAGGTTATGCGGATCTCAAGCACGCACTAAAGCAGCAGTTATTGCAGAGAATTAATCCGACTTCAAATATTGACACTGAATACGCTGACGAAACGCCCGAAGATTTAGCGAAACTTGAGCAGGCAAATATTCAGCAGACTTCACAAAATTTTATGCTCAACCGCGATGGTATTCACAATTTCTGCAATGCCGCAAAAGATTCAGACGTAATTTACTGCATGGGCTGGGGAATTTCTGCGATGCCGGCTGAATGGCTTTACACGAGATTTGCTGAGCTCGGCCTTAAAAGTGTCTTAATGCGTCGGGGGTCTCTCTCATTGCTCGAACAGTCAAGAGGAATCAGCGAAAATGATATGTTAATCGTGTGTGAACTTCCAAGCTACGTAATAGAAATCACAGAGGCAGTAAAGCAAATTTCATCGCGCACTAAATGCAAAATCGCTGTAATAACTGACAGTCCGGCCGCTCCGGTGTGTTCATTTGCGCAAATGCAATTTTTTGTGAGTGATAAATCGCCTTTGTTCGGGAGCAGTCTAATAGGTTCAATGTTTGCTGTTCAGGCACTTACGACGATTTTAGCGCGAAAAATGGGCAAGGACGCAGAGAAAGCCCTAGCAGCACAACGAGAAAATCTCAGTGATGAAAGAGTTTATTTTCCGGCTTACAGATTGAGATATTAA